In Mus pahari chromosome 20, PAHARI_EIJ_v1.1, whole genome shotgun sequence, the genomic stretch acagtgacacatttcctctaacaaggccacacctcctaatagtgccacttcccatgggccaagcatattcaaaccaccacaggtataCAATGCTAAgtcaaaaaatttcaaaaaatgtttGATTTCTAATCAAgcaatttttgttacattttattaatatggTTCTACATTCTACCTCACTGCTGGGGTGTTGGGACACTGCTTGGGGAGTTGAAATGCAAGGGTGCTAGACTATGTTTCTTCCTCACTGCCACTGGGATGCTGGGCTTGTGGGACTCTCTGACACACTACTCACAGGAGGCAAAATGAAGCCTAAGATGGAGGCCTCAGCCCATGTTTCTTGGGGTGAGAAATGGCTGGGAACCACAAGGAGTTGAGAATGGGGGCCAATGGACCAGCAATGAACCCAGGGCCAGGGGGATCTGGCTTAGCTCAGGGTGTCAGGGGGGAGCTGGCttagctcaggttgtcagggggGATCTGGCTTAGCTCAGGGTGTCAGAGGGATCTGGCTTAGCTCAGGGTGTCAGGGGGGATCTGgctgagctcaggttgtcagggggGATCTGGCTGAGCTCAGGGTGTCAGGGGGATCTGGCTGAGCTCAGGGTGTCAGGGGGATCTGGCTGAGCTCAGGGTGTCAGGGGGATCTGGCTGAGCTCAGGGTGTCAGGGGGNNNNNNNNNNNNNNNNNNNNNNNNNNNNNNNNNNNNNNNNNNNNNNNNNNNNNNNNNNNNNNNNNNNNNNNNNNNNNNNNNNNNNNNNNNNNNNNNNNNNNNNNNNNNNNNNNNNNNNNNNNNNNNNNNNNNNNNNNNNNNNNNNNNNNNNNNNNNNNNNNNNNNNNNNNNNNNNNNNNNNNNNNNNNNNNNNNNNNNNNNNNNNNNNNNNNNNNNNNNNNNNNNNNNNNNNNNNNNNNNNNNNNNNNNNNNNNNNNNNNNNNNNNNNNNNNNNNNNNNNNNNNNNNNNNNNNNNNNNNNNNNNNNNNNNNNNNNNNNNNNNNNNNNNNNNNNNNNNNNNNNNNNNNNNNNNNNNNNNNNNNNNNNNNNNNNNNNNNNNNNNNNNNNNNNNNNNNNNNNNNNNNNNNNNNNNNNNNNNNNNNNNNNNNNNNNNNNNNNNNNNNNNNNNNNNNNNNNNNNNNNNNNNNNNNNNNNNNNNNNNNNNNNNNNNNNNNNNNNNNNNNNNNNNNNNNNNNNNNNNNNNNNNNNNNGTGTCAGGGGGATCTGGCTGAGCTCAGGGTGTCAGGGGGATCTGGCTGAGCTCAGGGTGTCAGGGGGATCTGGCTGAGCTCAGGGTGTCAGGGGGTAATGAAGACCTCCTCATGGTGGTTCTTGATCAAAGATAGTCCTTGCTCGTCCAaattgttttttggttgttttgtttttgtttttcgagacagggtttctctgtatagccctggctgtcctggaactcactctgtagaccagaatggcctcgaactcagaaatccacctgcctttgcctcccaagtgctgggattaaagacgtgtgcaccaccacacccggcttcgtCCAAATTGTTAATCATGGTGAACAGGGTACAtatacctcactcagggtgaaccagagattaatACCTTCTGCAggaaggagtgtctgggaagggaagcttattggctaaaccttCCTGCTGGCCCAGCCaaatacctcattagcatggagaactatAGGATTTATGCTTCATGACCAGTTGTCATGATCCTCTAGTGGAGTGTCATGGTCATGTACTTCAGGACAGGAATCGGGGATTCAAGTCCCTATGTTGTAAATTATGAGAATTGCCAGGGTTCCTTAATCTGCTTGTCCTTGTGTTTTGTCTTGTGACAcagttccacttgccccacattTAAGAATCTGCTTGAAGAGTAAGATACAACTAGatagtggtgatgcacacctttaatcccagcatttgggaggcagatctctgagtttgaggtcagtctggtctacagagtgagttctaggacaaccaggtcTACAcaggagaaaccttgtctcatggggaaaaaaaaaattaagacacgTAAGAGTTTTAAGAGTTCAAATACAGTATAATTATGTAAAGGTAAATGGCACATGATTaggatttaaatttaaattttcagtcCAGAACATNACATTCATGCAGTGGTAtgaagctttgatttttttttttcttttttgtttgtctgtttgataAATTCAAGAGCCTTTTGCTAAAGTTGTTACCTACTTTTTGAATATATGATATCCTAACAGTTTAAGAAAGCCAAAGCCTAggaaatttaaacattatttgtgatctataaaacatatacaaatatatgtatgttaacATGTGCATTATTagtgttatatgtgtatattatatctGGTTTTTACATATCTAACAAAAGGAGGATATGTCAGCTGTAAGAATCCATAAATGAATTAGAAGTCTCCTGCTGTGATTCCGAGATGTCACTCATACTATCTTCAGATGTATCTGTGGAAGCCTGTGAAGTAACTGTTTGTACATGGTCTTGATATTGGCTATTCCCAGGAATCTCCTTCTCCTGTTCTGGGATGTCAATCATGACATTTTTGCCTGTGTCAagaagtttttgttgttcttctggGATGTCAATCATGACATCTTTGCCTATGTCAagaagtttttgttgttcttctggGATGTTAATCGTTACATCTTGTTCTGAATTCAGAAGCTTCTGTTGCTCTTCTGGGATGTCATTCAAGATTGAAATTGAGCTGTGTGACATAATGGTGTATCCAAATCCTTGGTACAGGCCCACTGGAGAGGGTACCTTTGAAGAGTCAGAAGTCATATCTTGTGAAGAGGAGGAAAGTAAGCTTGAGTGTTCTGTATGACTGGGGTCTCCAGGAAAACATTTCGTTTTTTGGTAACCTCTCATTGTCCTCCCTTTAAGACAATAGAAACTTATTAACCAAANNNNNNNNNNNaagaagaagaagaagaagaagaagaagaagaagaagaagaagaagaagaagaagaagaagaagaagaagaagaagaagaagaagaagaaccctGTCTCCAAGGAAGGCAAGTGGAGCAAGGAACCCCCGCTAAGCCTTccccaggaggaagaagggggagaatGTGAAGTGTGGCTAGAAATCCTTCCCCATTTGTGCACCGGTGATGGCCACCAATTAAGCTAAGATTTAAAGGTATGTCTGTGAAAAAACAGGAAGGTACAGGCTGCTCATCCTTCAACCAAAGTAGATCCAGAAGTGTTTTGGATtttggactttttctttttctttttttcttttattttaagagttCAAATACAGTATAATTATGTAAAGTTAAATGGCACAGGATTAGGATTAGATTAAAttcaattaatttaaattttcagtcCAGAACATCACATTCATGCAGTGGTATGAAGCattgatattttttccttttttgtttgtctgtttgataAATTCAAGAGCATTTTGCTAAAGTTGTTACCTACTGTTTGAATATATGATATCCTAACAGTTTAAGAAAGCCAAAGCCTAGGAAATTTAAACATTGTGAtataacatatacaaataaatgtatgttgtgataaaacatatacaaataaatgtatgttaACATGTGCGTTATTagtgttatatgtgtatattatatctGGTTTTTACATATCTAACAAAAGGAGGATATGTCAGCTTTAAGAATCCATAGATGAATCAGAAGTCTCCTGCTGTGATTCCGAGATGTCACTCATACTATCTTCAGATGTCTCTGTTGAAGCCTGTGGAGTAACTGTTTGTACATGGTCTTGATACTAGCTATTCTCAGGAATCTCCTTCTCCTGTTCTGGGATGTCAATCATGACATCTTTGCCTGTGTTAAGAAGTTTTTGTTATTCTTCTGAATTGAGAAGCTTCTGTTGCTCTTCTGGGATGGCATTCAAGATTTCTTCATATAGGTTGGCTATTGAAATTGGGCTCTGTGAAGTAATGGTGTATCCAAAACCTTGGTACAGGCCCACTGGAGAGGGTANCTTTGAAGAGCCAGAAGTCATATCTTGTGAAGAGGAGGAAAGTAAGTTTGAGTGTTCATTATGATCCGGGTCTCcaggaaaacatttcagaaaCTTGTTCAGAAATATTATCTCTGATATCGGACACATCCCACGTAGCAAGGAAGGAATCAAAGCAGGAGCCTTCCTCCACTTCATGCACATAGGTTTTATAGGAGAATGAATAGTGATGGGCAATTGCCTCAAAGAACATTTAGATGCAGATTATGAAATCCTGCAGACCTGTGGCCACAGCGTCTGCACTTTGCCATTCCCAGGTACGCTTTTCTGAAATAATCCCCACTTTGACCAACAAAGCAATAATTACTGCTtgccaaaaggaaacaaagacgAGTTTCACACAGAGAAACTTGCCAACAGGTTGTATAGGGCTAAGCTCTTCCTTTAGGAATTTGTAAAACAGCAGTAGGCAGTACATGGCAAACAATTGTGtcaaattatttaatataaccagggaagggaaatgaaatttaaggcctgggattcatgtaactttaaaagaaaattgtgtaaattcaaggttcaaataatatgAGACTAAAATAGAGTagcattaggaacttgaaggcctggagCAGATCCAGGCATGCTCAGGCAAACAAACCCATAGGCcctttgtggtaaacaagtcctggcaggccttgaaggccaggagctggaactcttacaaaaacaagcacCAGTATGTCCAGGCAAACCCCTTGTTAAGGCATTCCTGAGGTCAAGTGACTGGGAATGgcgataaaatagagaaaaaatacaaaaactagTCTGAGCTATTTTGACTGATTCATCAGCCATCTGGTggccagggtcatgctgacccagTCACAAGCCATTATCCCAGACCCCCCGGAATTGCTGATGCTTCAATTTACATGTACTATCTTACTGACCTGTAACTATATgattgtttaaatgaaccaattgtGTGCAGCCGCGCCAACTTCTCCCAACCCCTGACCCTTTTCCTATTAAAAACCCCTATCTTTTGAACCTCGTGGTCGATTCCTccacctcctgcgtgaggtacacatcggcccggagctccaccattaaactgcctcatgcttttgcaacaggaaggtctctctctctctctctctctctctctctctctctctctctctctctctcgtgtttctttgggacaccctgactcctgtgacctgggGTCCCCATGAGGGGGTCCTACAGTATGTCCAAGCATTGTTGAAACCAAATTTTCCCTCATCATATACGCCAAGGATTTCACATACAACCGCGATGACGGTGGTGATGGACCTGACCACGGTGTACTGCAGCACTCCCAGCTTGCACCTGAAGAGCAGCATTTCTCCcaccgcccacagtggacagCAGCATAATGGAGGGAGGTGGTTTTGCTGATCTTTAGCTTCGAGGTGTAGCACCAAGTTTGGGAATCGGATTGTCAGATACGTGGTAAGGAATAAAGTTATAGATGACATAAGCTTCGTAACATTCCCTCCAGGTATCCACATATAGTGTAATTTGGGGATATTTCAAAGCCACCCACTCCATGCAGCACTGCTATTCTTTCAGGTGTCCTATGTCACCTAGAGATGACTGTTAAGAGAGATGCACCTCATTCCTATGCTGATGCTACCCATTCTAGCTGAGGGCCTGAGCATCAGCACATTTTAGTGcctgggatgggagggaggaattCCCTTGTGGCTACCTAGAGCTGAAGGTAATTTACAATACTACATTCTTagatatttgcattttttcttcataattatattttaccTTTCTTACTAACATTAAAAAACATGTGAACTTGGCCAGTTGTAGTGGcaaacacatttaatcccagaggagacagagggaggagcctctctgtgagttctgggttaACCTGGTTTACttagttagttccaggatagccagaactacataataaggccctgcctcaaaaaagtacaagtcccaccagaggagaggtatccgcCCAGGAGGACTCCCACCCCGAGCTGGTGAGAGAGTCATCCCCGCTCCACTCCAGTGCGTGGCccgggagagggcagcctgcagaagctacacagcttctgggaaagatcccgtttctgactccagtcatccggcacctttcccttccgaggaggggtgtccacccaggaggggtctcaaggcctgagatgGTAGGAGAGCCGTCCTTGCCCCGGCGCATTGACGCCGGGGGAAAGgacggcctgcagaagcgacacagcagctgggacagactccgtttctggctccagacatccggcaccCTTCTTGGACTTTTTCAGATCGTGGGTATCTGCGCACACGTGATGCAGTGGGGAGTTGGTACCCAATTCTAAGCATGACATTCATCTGTGTTGCTTCTCTTTATCTGCACACACGTCATACAGTGGGGAGTTGGAACCCAATTCTAAGCATGACATTCATCTGTGTTGCTTCTCTTCCTTACATATAAGGCCCAGACATGCTACAGGGTCTCCCTGAGTGACCTGGGCTGGTTCCAAACTCACATGCCTCAAGTGATGATATTACCAGCCTACACCACTATACCCAGGTACAACAACCATTtatttaaggaaggaaaaaataagtatttctttatatatattcagCCTTATTACAGTAGCTAAAAACATTTCAGCAGAAACATTTCAAGTGTCCATCGATGCATGAACAAGCAAAAATGTAGCAGtatacttgcacacatacatacatatatacaaatacacacacaatacattttCATCCCTAGGAAGGAAATCGGATGCTCTATAGTGCATCTGCAGTGGCACATAGCAGACCTCAGTGGCCATACTTGGTGCCAGGCCCATAACAAATAGATAAGGTGTAGTTATGTGTTACCCTACCTACAAGATTCCTAGAGGAAATGTTTGTCATACGGTCAAAACCAAAATGGTGGTAATTAGGCGAGGNNNNNNNNNNNcagccagggctatacagaaccctgttttgaaaacacaaaacaaaacaaaaataaacaaaaaaaatgtgaaataaaatagtgaaaaaatCATTATCAATCTCTCTTTGCCAATATTGTGTGCATATTACCTTACTCGGCATTCTCTGGAAGGCACAGTTAAATGTCATAAAATtcttaatgaaatataataaaatatacatacactatCCATACTGTATATTGGGACCATCCATAGGATCCTAtagaaagtaaaacataaaaaaattaatgttcaaGAATTAAGTCAGTCACATCAGTAATAGCAAATATATTAAGAGCTGACCTTATTATGGGCTTTTGAAGTTCAGGTTGAGTGTAATGCACCAGATGTTGAAGGATCCCCCATATTGACACTGGTATGGTTAGCAGAAGAAATATTCCAGCTACAAACCAAGCTTTTGTGTGTATTCCAACCttaagacacaaaacaaacaaaaaaaccaaacccacatttgtttacattttgataataaaagtataaagatcaatatttgtatttcttaaattttcatttgatgaATACTGTTTTGTTATTTCCCAAATAATtagtaacattttctttaaaaaaaaaaaaagatttacttttaaacaattatatgtatatatgcatgtgtgagtgtgggcatcTGCTGACGTCAGAAGTGAGTACTAGAttccttggaggcagaggcagaaggtgcTGTGGGCTCCGGGACAGCTAGAACTGCATATTGAGACCCCATCGCACAAAAGAACCctcctcagacagacagacagacagacacacacatctcCCTGAGTTCTTTGCCCACTCCTAGCTTTTCCTTTACTATTGATTCTCGCTTGCTGTTATGCGTGAAGGCCTGAGTGATGACCATGCACGAAGCCCAAGTGTCCGCAGAGTACCATTAGGAAGGAAGTTTCCTGTCTCTCTAACAGGCATGAGCCCTTAGCACAGTGTCACTCGGggacttgcctctgcctcagagttcTCATCGGTATAAAGGGACAATTTTCTATATTCTAAGAGGATTAAATAGCTTTGTAGTTACATAAAAAACTAAAGCTATCTTGGGGATATGCTCTAGCTAATgactaactttaaaaataaagcatgcaACTTTATTTTATCCAAAGCTTCCCTCACTCTCGCCCTCTCTGCCTATGTCCTCTCAGTCTCCTTCAGAGTCAGAACTCTTCAAAACTCATTTATTCTCCTGATTCTATGTTTCTACCACACATTCCTACTTAAACAATTCAGGTCTGGCTTTGTCCCTTCCAAGTGCAGTGGGATCACTGNNNNNNNNNNNNNNNNNNNNNNNNNNNNNNNNNNNNNNNNNNNNNNNNNNNNNNNNNNNNNNNNNNNNNNNNNNNNNNNNNNNNNNNNNNNNNNNNNNNNNNNNNNNNNNNNNNNNNNNNNNNNNNNNNNNNNNNNNNNNNNNNNNNNNNNNNNNNNNNNNNNNNNNNNNNNNNNNNNNNNNNNNNNNNNNNNNNNNNNNNNNNNNNNNNNNNNNNNNNNNNNNNNNNNNNNNNNNNNNNNNNNNNNNNNNNNNNNNNNNNNNNNNNNNNNNNNNNNNNNNNNNNNNNNNNNNNNNNNNNNNNNNNNNNNNNNNNNNNNNNNNNNNNNNNNNNNNNNNNNNNNNNNNNNNNNNNNNNNNNNNNNNNNNNNNNNNNNNNNNNNNNNNNNNNNNNNNNNNNNNNNNNNNNNNNNNNNNNNNNNNNNNNNNNNNNNNNNNNNNNNNNNNNNNNNNNNNNNNNNNNNNNNNNNNNNNNNNNNNNNNNNNNNNNNNNNNNNNNNNNNNNNNNNNNNNNNNNNNNNNNNNNNNNNNNNNNNNNNNNNNNNNNNNNNNNNNNNNNNNNNNNNNNNNNNNNNNNNNNNNNNNNNNNNNNNNNNNNNNNNNNNNNNNNNNNNNNNNNNNNNNNNNNNNNNNNNNNNNNNNNNNNNNNNNNNNNNNNNNNNNNNNNNNNNNNNNNNNNNNNNNNNNNNNNNNNNNNNNNNNNNNNNNNNNNNNNNNNNNNNNNNNNNNNNNNNNNNNNNNNNNNNNNNNNNNNNNNNNNNNNNNNNNNNNNNNNNNNNNNNNNNNNNNNNNNNNNNNNNNNNNNNNNNNNNNNNNNNNNNNNNNNNNNNNNNNNNNNNNNNNNNNNNNNNNNNNNNNNNNNNNNNNNNNNNNNNNNNNNNNNNNNNNNNNNNNNNNNNNNNNNNNNNNNNNNNNNNNNNNNNNNNNNNNNNNNNNNNNNNNNNNNNNNNNNNNNNNNNNNNNNNNNNNNNNNNNNNNNNNNNNNNNNNNNNNNNNNNNNNNNNNNNNNNNNNNNNNNNNNNNNNNNNNNNNNNNNNNNNNNNNNNNNNNNNNNNNNNNNNNNNNNNNNNNNNNNNNNNNNNNNNNNNNNNNNNNNNNNNNNNNNNNNNNNNNNNNNNNNNNNNNNNNNNNNNNNNNNNNNNNNNNNNNNNNNNNNNNNNNNNNNNNNNNNNNNNNNNNNNNNNNNNNNNNNNNNNNNNNNNNNNNNNNNNNNNNNNNNNNNNNNNNNNNNNNNNNNNNNNNNNNNNNNNNNNNNNNNNNNNNNNNNNNNNNNNNNNNNNNNNNNNNNNNNNNNNNNNNNNNNNNNNNNNNNNNNNNNNNNNNNNNNNNNNNNNNNNNNNNNNNNNNNNNNNNNNNNNNNNNNNNNNNNNNNNNNNNNNNNNNNNNNNNNNNNNNNNNNNNNNNNNNNNNNNNNNNNNNNNNNNNNNNNNNNNNNNNNNNNNNNNNNNNNNNNNNNNNNNNNNNNNNNNNNNNNNNNNNNNNNNNNNNNNNNNNNNNNNNNNNNNNNNNNNNNNNNNNNNNNNNNNNNNNNNNNNNNNNNNNNNNNNNNNNNNNNNNNNNNNNNNNNNNNNNNNNNNNNNNNNNNNNNNNNNNNNNNNNNNNNNNNNNNNNNNNNNNNNNNNNNNNNNNNNNNNNNNNNNNNNNNNNNNNNNNNNNNNNNNNNNNNNNNNNNNNNNNNNNNNNNNNNNNNNNNNNNNNNNNNNNNNNNNNNNNNNNNNNNNNNNNNNNNNNNNNNNNNNNNNNNNNNNNNNNNNNNNNNNNNNNNNNNNNNNNNNNNNNNNNNNNNNNNNNNNNNNNNNNNNNNNNNNNNNNNNNNNNNNNNNNNNNNNNNNNNNNNNNNNNNNNNNNNNNNNNNNNNNNNNNNNNNNNNNNNNNNNNNNNNNNNNNNNNNNNNNNNNNNNNNNNNNNNNNNNNNNNNNNNNNNNNNNNNNNNNNNNNNNNNNNNNNNNNNNNNNNNNNNNNNNNNNNNNNNNNNNNNNNNNNNNNNNNNNNNNNNNNNNNNNNNNNNNNNNNNNNNNNNNNNNNNNNNNNNNNNNNNNNNNNNNNNNNNNNNNNNNNNNNNNNNNNNNNNNNNNNNNNNNNNNNNNNNNNNNNNNNNNNNNNNNNNNNNNNNNNNNNNNNNNNNNNNNNNNNNNNNNNNNNNNNNNNNNNNNNNNNNNNNNNNNNNNNNNNNNNNNNNNNNNNNNNNNNNNNNNNNNNNNNNNNNNNNNNNNNNNNNNNNNNNNNNNNNNNNNNNNNNNNNNNNNNNNNNNNNNNNNNNNNNNNNNNNNNNNNNNNNNNNNNNNNNNNNNNNNNNNNNNNNNNNNNNNNNNNNNNNNNNNNNNNNNNNNNNNNNNNNNNNNNNNNNNNNNNNNNNNNNNNNNNNNNNNNNNNNNNNNNNNNNNNNNNNNNNNNNNNNNNNNNNNNNNNNNNNNNNNNNNNNNNNNNNNNNNNNNNNNNNNNNNNNNNNNNNNNNNNNNNNNNNNNNNNNNNNNNNNNNNNNNNNNNNNNNNNNNNNNNNNNNNNNNNNNNNNNNNNNNNNNNNNNNNNNNNNNNNNNNNNNNNNNNNNNNNNNNNNNNNNNNNNNNNNNNNNNNNNNNNNNNNNNNNNNNNNNNNNNNNNNNNNNNNNNNNNNNNNNNNNNNNNNNNNNNNNNNNNNNNNNNNNNNNNNNNNNNNNNNNNNNNNNNNNNNNNNNNNNNNNNNNNNNNNNNNNNNNNNNNNNNNNNNNNNNNNNNNNNNNNNNNNNNNNNNNNNNNNNNNNNNNNNNNNNNNNNNNNNNNNNNNNNNNNNNNNNNNNNNNNNNNNNNNNNNNNNNNNNNNNNNNNNNNNNNNNNNNNNNNNNNNNNNNNNNNNNNNNNNNNNNNNNNNNNNNNNNNNNNNNNNNNNNNNNNNNNNNNNNNNNNNNNNNNNNNNNNNNNNNNNNNNNNNNNNNNNNNNNNNNNNNNNNNNNNNNNNNNNNNNNNNNNNNNNNNNNNNNNNNNNNNNNNNNNNNNNNNNNNNNNNNNNNNNNNNNNNNNNNNNNNNNNNNNNNNNNNNNNNNNNNNNNNNNNNNNNNNNNNNNNNNNNNNNNNNNNNNNNNNNNNNNNNNNNNNNNNNN encodes the following:
- the LOC115062695 gene encoding transmembrane protein 184C-like yields the protein MRGYQKTKCFPGDPSHTEHSSLLSSSSQDMTSDSSKVPSPVGLYQGFGYTIMSHSSISILNDIPEEQQKLLNSEQDVTINIPEEQQKLLDIGKDVMIDIPEEQQKLLDTGKNVMIDIPEQEKEIPGNSQYQDHVQTVTSQASTDTSEDSMSDISESQQETSNSFMDSYS
- the LOC110337765 gene encoding LOW QUALITY PROTEIN: transmembrane protein 184C (The sequence of the model RefSeq protein was modified relative to this genomic sequence to represent the inferred CDS: inserted 4 bases in 2 codons; substituted 1 base at 1 genomic stop codon) produces the protein MPWVCNLNNWRRWIRPLLVLIYAMAVLVLVPIGIWEFQKRKVGIHTKAWFVAGIFLLLTIPVSIWGILQHLVHYTQPELQKPIIRILWMVPIYSMDSWVALKYPQITLYVDTWRECYEAYVIYNFXFLTTYLTIRFPNLVLHLEAKDQQNHLPPLCCCPLWAVGEMLLFRCKLGVLQYTVVRSITTVIAVVCEILGVYDEGKFGFNNAWTYCLKFHFPSLVILNNLTQLFAMYCLLLFYKFLKEELSPIQPVGKFLCVKLVFVSFWQAVIIALLVKVGIISEKRTWEWQSADAVATGLQDFIICIXMFFEAIAHHYSFSYKTYVHEVEEGSCFDSFLATWDVSDIRDNISEQVSXKCFPGDPDHNEHSNLLSSSSQDMTSGSSKXPSPVGLYQGFGYTITSQSPISIANLYEEILNAIPEEQQKLLNSEE